The proteins below are encoded in one region of Xenopus laevis strain J_2021 chromosome 8L, Xenopus_laevis_v10.1, whole genome shotgun sequence:
- the LOC108699007 gene encoding olfactory receptor 8H1, whose protein sequence is MQENQNSSGFILQGFSDYPDMQIPLFCLFLLIYLLTLQGNVLILIVIYQTSSLHIPMYFFLCNLAFIDLCASSVSQPKLLSILLRGDGAISFSGCMIQMYCFLSLTCAEFVSLTVMAYDRYVAICYPLRYLIVMNKRVCVILVIFCWMFSFAEPMSHTLLISHLPFCRSRTLDHFFCDPSILLNLSCANTFSIELLTYVLGSLVGLPAFALIIVSYTYIISTIVKIRSTTGREKAFSTCTSHLTVVIVFYGTTLITYMQPKSQYSSTLSKPFSFLYTALVPLINPFIYALRNKDIKQQIFNKIEFQRGHCQQADTLMNANMRYKMHF, encoded by the coding sequence ATGCAAGAGAACCAAAACAGCAGTGGATTCATTCTCCAGGGTTTCTCAGATTATCCAGACATGCAGATTCCATTGTTCTGCCTGTTTCTCCTGATCTATCTCCTTACTTTACAGGGAAATGTACTTATCCTAATAGTGATTTACCAAACCTCCTCATTGCACATTCCTATGTACTTCTTCCTATGCAATCTTGCATTTATAGATCTCTGTGCCTCTTCTGTTTCTCAGCCTAAACTTCTTTCTATTCTCTTAAGAGGGGACGGTGCAATTTCTTTTAGTGGCTGCATGATCCAGATGTACTGCTTTTTATCTTTGACATGTGCCGAATTTGTCTCATTGACTGTCATGGCGTATGATCGCTATGTTGCTATTTGTTACCCTTTGAGGTATTTGATTGTCATGAATAAAAGGGTTTGTGTTATATTGGTCATTTTTTGCTGGATGTTTAGTTTTGCAGAACCAATGTCACACACTTTGCTCATATCACATTTACCTTTCTGCAGATCACGGACATTAGACCATTTCTTTTGTGATCCTTCAATATTATTAAACCTGTCTTGTGCAAACACCTTTTCTATTGAGTTGTTGACATATGTGTTGGGCTCCTTGGTAGGACTTCCTGCATTTGCACTTATAATAGTCTCTTATACCTACATCATTTCCACTATTGTCAAGATTCGTTCTACTACAGGAAGGGAGAAAGCTTTCTCTACTTGTACCTCCCACCTCACTGTGGTCATTGTCTTCTATGGAACCACACTCATTACTTATATGCAGCCTAAATCTCAGTATTCATCTACATTATCAAAACCATTTTCCTTTCTCTACACTGCCCTGGTACCACTAATAAACCCTTTTATATACGCTTTACGAAACAAAGATATTAAACaacaaattttcaacaaaatagaATTCCAAAGGGGTCATTGCCAACAGGCAGACACATTGATGAATGCAAATATGCGCTACAAAATGCATTTCTAG